Proteins from a genomic interval of Trifolium pratense cultivar HEN17-A07 linkage group LG6, ARS_RC_1.1, whole genome shotgun sequence:
- the LOC123890109 gene encoding binding partner of ACD11 1, whose amino-acid sequence MQTTRTVQVKQLSDLATEREIHEFFSFSGEIEHIQIVREYGKPKTAFVTFKDPKALEIALLLSGATIVDQIVSISPADNYVANHEMQEERVVEYAINVAPEDGASNTEEEKPGGRIYLSKAQDVVTSMLAKGSAIRQDAVNKAKAFDEKHQLTANASAKVSSFDKRVGLTEKLTVGLSVVNEKVKSVDQRLHVSDKTMAAIFAAERKLNDTGSAVKTSRYVTAGTSWLTGAFSKVAKAGNVAGTKTREKFNMAVSNLTTKEPTLVV is encoded by the exons ATGCAG ACAACAAGAACGGTTCAAGTGAAGCAACTTTCAGATCTAGCTACTGAGAGAGAGATTCATgaattcttctcattttctgGTGAAATTGAACATATTCAGATCGTTAG AGAATATGGGAAACCAAAGACTGCATTTGTGACATTTAAAGATCCTAAAGCACTTGAAATCGCGTTATTGTTATCG GGAGCAACAATAGTAGACCAGATTGTGAGTATAAGTCCGGCTGACAACTATGTTGCAAATCATGAGATGCAG GAAGAAAGAGTGGTGGAATATGCTATAAATGTTGCTCCTGAAGATGGCGCGTCGAATACTGAG GAGGAGAAACCAGGTGGAAGAATTTATCTTAGTAAAGCACAAGATGTAGTTACAAGTATGCTGGCTAAAGGATCAGCGATAAGACAAGATGCCGTGAACAAAGCTAAAGCATTTGATGAGAAGCATCAGTTGACTGCCAATGCTTCGGCAAAGGTCAGTTCTTTTGACAAGAGAGTTGGACTGACGGAGAAATTGACAGTTGGACTTTCTGTAGTGAATGAGAAAGTGAAATCTGTGGATCAGAGGCTACATGTTTCAGATAAAACAATGGCAGCAATATTTGCAGCCGAGAGGAAGTTGAACGATACTGGATCAGCTGTCAAAACAAGCAG ATATGTGACTGCCGGAACATCATGGTTAACTGGTGCATTTAGCAAAGTGGCAAAAGCCGGAAACGTTGCTGGAACTAAAACTAGAGAGAAGTTTAATATGGCTGTTTCAAACTTGACAACAAAG GAACCCACATTGGTTGTATAG
- the LOC123890110 gene encoding blue copper protein 1a-like — MALSRALFLLALIATIFSTMAMAKDFVVGDKWGWRVGVDYQSWAANKVFHVGDTITFNYVAGKDNVVRVNGSDFKSCLVPLTSPVLTSGHDTILFTTTGRRWYISGVADHCSIGQKLVITVLQPSSHLALSPVPSASPSPTPSSPVPAPEAVESDAQWSPVPSPSASSSPSPSPTPAHEAAASDAQWSPVPSPSTSLSPSPSDTPAHEAAASDAQWSPVPSPSDSLSPSPSPIPAPEAAPSDAPWTAPRRSLLPKKLFKIIHKNFIGA, encoded by the exons ATGGCTCTTTCTCGTGCTCTTTTCCTCCTTGCTCTCATTGCTACTATCTTCTCAACCATGGCTATGGCAAAAGATTTTGTAGTTGGAGATAAATGGGGTTGGAGAGTTGGGGTTGATTACCAATCTTGGGCCGCAAACAAGGTCTTTCATGTCGGGGACACAATCA CATTCAACTACGTTGCTGGTAAGGACAATGTTGTGAGAGTGAATGGAAGTGATTTCAAGAGTTGCTTAGTTCCTTTGACATCACCGGTGTTGACTAGTGGACATGATACAATTCTATTCACAACCACAGGGAGAAGATGGTACATTTCAGGTGTTGCTGATCACTGCAGCATTGGACAAAAGCTTGTCATAACCGTGCTACAACCATCATCACATTTAGCTTTGTCTCCAGTACCTTCAGCCTCCCCGTCGCCAACACCCTCATCACCTGTACCGGCCCCTGAAGCAGTAGAGTCGGATGCACAGTGGTCTCCAGTACCTTCACCTTCAGCCTCATCGTCGCCGTCACCTTCACCTACACCGGCCCATGAAGCAGCAGCGTCCGATGCACAGTGGTCTCCAGTACCTTCACCTTCAACCTCATTGTCACCGTCACCTTCAGATACACCAGCCCATGAAGCAGCAGCGTCCGATGCACAGTGGTCTCCAGTaccttcaccttcagattcattGTCACCGTCACCCTCACCTATACCGGCCCCTGAAGCAGCACCGTCCGATGCACCATGGACCGCACCCCGCCGATCCCTGCTGCCAAAGAAGCTATTCAAAATTATTCACAAAAATTTTATAGGTGCTTGA
- the LOC123890111 gene encoding proteasome subunit beta type-5-like, which produces MKLDTSGLESFPSLISHGNDVAGEISAPPSFELPNSNNFDGFLKEAIQMVKPAKGTTTLAFIFKEGVMVAADSRASMGGYISSQSVKKIIEINPYMLGTMAGGAADCQFWHRNLGIKCRLHELANKRRISVTGASKLLANILYSYRGMGLSVGTMIAGWDETGPGLYYVDSEGGRLKGTRFSVGSGSPYAYGVLDSGYKYDMSIEEASELARRAIYHATFRDGASGGVASVYYVGPTGWKKLSGDDVGELHYHYNPVTPSTIEQEMVEAAAT; this is translated from the exons ATGAAGCTTGATACAAGTGGTCTTGAATCGTTCCCTTCACTGATTTCACATGGAAACGATGTCGCCGGAGAAATCTCCGCACCTCCATCATTCGAACTTCCCAATTCCAACAAT TTCGATGGGTTCCTTAAAGAAGCTATTCAGATGGTGAAACCCGCTAAGGGTACTACGACTCTTGCTTTTATATTTAAGGAGGGTGTTATGGTAGCTGCTGATTCTCGTGCTAGCATGGGAGGATATATAT CATCACAGTCTGTGAAGAAAATTATTGAAATCAATCCCTACATGCTTGGGACAATGGCTGGAGGTGCTGCTGATTGCCAGTTTTGGCATAGGAATCTTGGCATCAAG TGTCGCTTGCATGAGTTGGCAAATAAAAGAAGAATTTCAGTAACAGGAGCCTCAAAGTTACTTGCAAATATTTTATACTCTTACCGTGGAATGGGGTTATCTGTTGGTACCATGATTGCTGGATGGGATGAGACG GGTCCTGGTCTATATTATGTTGatagtgaaggaggaagacTTAAAGGCACCAGATTCTCTGTAGGATCTGGTTCACCATATGCTTATGGTGTATTGGACAGCGG GTACAAATATGATATGTCAATTGAGGAAGCTTCGGAATTGGCTCGACGAGCAATTTATCATGCCACATTTCGTGATGGTGCTAGTGGTGGAGTTGCTAGCG TTTACTACGTGGGACCAACTGGATGGAAGAAATTGTCTGGTGATGATGTTGGTGAACTTCACTACCATTACAATCCAGTTACCCCAAGCACCATTGAGCAAGAAATGGTTGAGGCTGCTGCAACTTGA